The segment TAACATATGACATTGAGAAAAAAAGAATAAATAGAGTAAGAAAATTATTGAAAAAATATTTAATATGGACTCAAAATTCAGTATTTGAAGGAGAGATTACAGAAGGGAAATTGCATAAGTGTTTATCTGAGATAAATAAACACATTGACAAAAAAACAGATTCAATATACATTTATAGAGTTAAGATGAGCAAAAATATAACGAAAGACGTAATAGGTATTGAAAAAAGTTTCGATGAACTATTTTTGTAAATACAATTTGCAGTATTGCAAACAAATGTTCTCATTGCCTTAAAGCCTTGACATATCTAGCATAAAGGGTATTATTTAAGAAAAATCCAAAACACTACTTAAGGTTTACTGCAAAATTGCTTAAATTAGAGTTATAGCCGTTTGGTTCAAGGCTAGTAGTATCAATAGGTTCAGGTGTTTTGTATTTTAGGGTTTTATATTAACTATGTGATATGTAAATAATAAACAAAATATAGCGAATACGATTGAGTAAACTGTTTTATATTAACTATGTGATATGTAAATAGAGCATCCGCTAAAGCTTGCAATGTATCAAGTCTTGTTTTATATTAACTATGTGATATGTAAATCTCAATTGCTTGCTTACAAAAGCTAGATTCAAATTATGTTTTATATTAACTATGTGATATGTAAATCTAAATATTTCTTTATCATCTAGCGTAACCCAAACTTGTTTTATATTAACTATGTGATATGTAAATGTTTCTTTTATTAATTCTCTCAATTTATAATTTTCTGCGTTTTATATTAACTATGTGATATGTAAATCTAATTTTAGAAATAGATTATACTCATTTTACTACACATGTTTTATATTAACTATGTGATATGTAAATTTTCTTTTAGTTCATCAACTTTCAGACTCTCTAAATTGTTTTATATTAACTATGTGATATGTAAATATATATACAAGGGTTAGAGATACTATAAAATTGTATGTTTTATATTAACTATGTGATATGTAAATACATGACATGGGACAAGTTTTATAACTATGTTGTAGGTTTTATATTAACTATGTGATATGTAAATTTTGTAAAGCTTGGACAGTAACATTCCCAACCATTCAGTTTTATATTAACTATGTGATATGTAAATTTCTTTAATTGACCTAATACATTAGAATTTGTACTTGTTTTATATTAACTATGTGATATGTAAATTTTGTTTACTCTCTATGTATTCTGTACCCTTATCTGTTTTATATTAACTATGTGATATGTAAATAAGTAATTATCTAATTCTGCAAGAGATTTATCACTAGTTTTATATTAACTATGTGATATGTAAATATTTTATTCACACAATCTTCATATTGTGAAGCTATAGTTTTATATTAACTATGTGATATGTAAATGCAGATGATGGAGATGACATACCATTTTAGGAGATAAGGTTTTATATTAACTATGTGATATGTAAATATGATAAAATGTTACATCATTTGAAAATTGATAGTTTGGTTTTATATTAACTATGTGATATGTAAATTCAAAAGGTTACGGATAATAATACAAGTATTAATAAGTTTTATATTAACTATGTGATATGTAAATAACTAGTATCAGATTCAATCATTCCTTCTGTTGCAATGTTTTATATTAACTATGTGATATGTAAATAAGGAATATCAAAACAATATTAGTAACTGCATGATAGTTTTATATTAACCTATAATAGTGCATTTTAAATTGAATAATTTTACAGTTAAATAGATAAATACTATTTTATGCTATTTTTAAATTTTCAAAAATTTTTTCTATAGGTTGGCCGTTTAAGGCTGCTGAATAAATAAAAATAATTTGAGCTTTTTTAAAATTATTTTTAGCTAATTTTAACCCTGTATTGAATTGTAAAGTTTTGCTTGAGTATAACTTACAATAAGTATAGGTTATAAACATTATAGTAAGATATCGAAGGATACTTCTTTCACTTCTTACTTGATAACTATCTAAACCTAAATAATTTTTGCAATCTCTGAAGAATGGTTCAATAACCCACCTGTCGGTGTATTTAAATAGAATATCTAAAGGTTTTAATACTAGGTCTGTGGATATAAATGCTTTTAAAGAACCTTCTTTTTGAAAGGATTCTTTGGGATAACTTAAAATTATTGAAACATTTTTCATATCATTTAAGTGTCCAATATAGTTATAAATATAGTAATGCTTACCTTTAACTTTGACGAGGTCAAAGGAATCTTTATTTAAACTAGTAGCAAATTTATGTAATTTTATTCCTAATCTTTCATGACCTTTAGGATATATAACTCTATTAGTTTTAAGTGCACCAATATAAGCGTAGCCTGCTAACGCAGAAGCTTTAAAAATAGCTTTACAACTATACCAACTATCACATAAAATATACCCTTTATTAACAGGTTTAGGCATTGATTTAATTAATTTAGTAGCTATATCTATCTTACTCATATTACTCTTATCGTAGATTTCTATTGAGTAAGGTAAAACTAAACCATCACAAGAAAGTAAGGCAACCACTAATTGATGACCATATACTGTTTTCCTTTTTAAATGTGAATTGTGAAAATAACATTTTTCTATAGGATTTATTGCCTTTGACGAGGGCTTTGTTTTTTCAGAAATAGTATCATCAATTATTAAATAAATTGGTTTTTGTGATTTCTCGGATTTATTCCAAATAAGCTCTATAACCTTAGATTTCAAAGCATTTATTAATAAATTTTCATCCCAATTGCTTTTAGATAAAAATCTTGTAATACTAGTTCTATGCCTTTTAGAAGCAAGCTCCGCTATGTCAGATACTTTACCATTAAATCCTTTTAAAATCATAGCAGTCATAGTACCTTCTAAATGCTCTAATTGAGGTTTAGTTAGATATAAATCAAAATTTAATTGTTTAAAAAATTTGTATAGTGATAATTCATTTGATATAATTAAGTTCTGAAACATTTATGCATAACTCCTTGTTATTGTTATTGTGTGAGAACTTAATTATAACAGTATTTTGTATAAATGTTTTTTTGTTTTATTTAACTGTAAAATTATTCAATCATTTTTGCACTATTATAGATTAACTATGTGATATGTAAATTTTGGTAAATAAGAGGTTACAGGTTTTTTAAATATGTGTTTTATATTAACTATGTGATATGTAAATTTATTTTTTATGTATTTCAATTAGATCTGGTCTATCTGTTTTATATTAACTATGTGATATGTAAATTTTTGGTTGAGATTAATACGAGCTTTCAGACTCTTAGTTTTATATTAACTATGTGATATGTAAATTCTATTGAAATAATAGCTCTTTCTTTAATAACTTCGTTTTATATTAACTATGTGATATGTAAATCTCTTTTAAAAGACACTTCTAAACTTTTAATCGCACCTGTTTTATATTAACTATGTGATATGTAAATTCGTGTCGATGCTGCCGAATTTGTCTCATAAACTCAAAGTTTTATATTAACTATGTGATATGTAAATTTGTATAGCATATATTGAAGCGGATAATCATAATATCTTGTTTTATATTAACTATGTGATATGTAAATCAGGAAGTTTCACGTTCAAGTTTAAACCGTTAGCGGGAGTTTTATATTAACTATGTGATATGTAAATTTTATAAATCTCTGTGCTTGTTTCAAAATCACTCTGTGTTTTATATTAACTATGTGATATGTAAATTAATATCCCGAAAAGTCAATACGCCCATTAGCGTTGCAAGTTTTATATTAACTATGTGATATGTAAATTTAATACATATATGTCACCATCTTTCAGTGCCACCTCAGTTTTATATTAACTATGTGATATGTAAATCTAAAACCTTTGCGTTGCATTTCTTCGATTGCTTCGGGTTTTATATTAACTATGTGATATGTAAATGGCGGATAAAATGATAAGGGATGATTTAATAGAACAGTTTTATATTAACTATGTGATATGTAAATAACGCTATCAATATTCCCAATACAAAGAGTATCTCTGTTTTATATTAACTATGTGATATGTAAATGGTTTATTATATATTTATCTTTATTAATCATATATTTAGGTTTTATATTAACTATGTGATATGTAAATCAACATAATACCTATAATAAGTATAGATAAATTAAAGTTTTATATTAACTATGTGATATGTAAATCATTAAGTTCACAATCTACTATTTTTGCGAACTTATTTGTTTTATATTAACTATGTGATATGTAAATGTCTACTATAAGAAAAAGATTTAAAAAAACGGGATATTTAGTTTTATATTAACTATGTGATATGTAAATAGATTCGTTAAAGGAATATTTGATTTTTTAAGTGGTGTGTTTTATATTAACTATGTGATATGTAAATGGCAAGGCAGAGGATATAAAACTGCCTACACATAAAGTTTTATATTAACTATGTGATATGTAAATTTAAATATATTGTTTGTAATTTGTCTTGAGCTTTAGTGTTTTATATTAACTATGTGATATGTAAATAAATCAAAGGATGGAGATAGAATGGTATGGCTTACAGTTTTATATTAACTATGTGATATGTAAATATTTTTGAGGCTATCCCATTTGTTCATTATGCTTCCAGTTTTATATTAACTATGTGATATGTAAATTAAAAACTTAGGAGGAGTTGAAAATGAAAATAATAAAGTTTTATATTAACTATGTGATATGTAAATGTTGATAATTTGCATAAACTTTTCTACCTCTTCGCGTTTTATATTAACTATTAGGTTGTTGAATAATTAAAAATACAAAAAAATAAATAAGTCATCACTTTGTGATATAATGTTTTCGCTTAAAAAACCATAATATACAAAGGATGACTCAAGTATGATTATAACATTAAATATACAAAGCGAAAACATTTATTTTAAAATTTTTGAAACTGTTAATATTGCATTTAATAAACTTGGCATTAATACTAGAAAAGCTAAAGGTAGACCACCTAAATATTCAGATCAACAAATTGTTGCATGTATGATATATGGTGTAAATAATAGTATTTTTAGTCTTAGAGAACTTGAATATAAAATTAAACAAGATATTGTATTTCAAAAGATTATAGGTTTAAAAGAAGTTCCTGACCATTCTACATTTTCTTTAAGAGCGATAGCTTTAGAAAAATACGTGTACTATGGCATTTATGCTATTGATGGTACTGCATTAAGGAGCTCATTATATGATAGCGAAGCTAGGTATGGAAAAGGAACTCGACTTGGCAGATATAAAGGATATAAGTTACATTGTACCGCTTGTGTATGTGATAGTATATTACCTTTGTCATTTTCTATAACTACTGCAAATGTATATGATAATCAAGTCCAAGGATTGTTATATGAACTGAAAACTTATAATCCATTTATTGTACTTGCCGATGCTGCTTATGATGATGCTCAATGGTTTAAAGTTTCTAAAACTCTAGATGGTCTTATGTCAATATCATGGACACGAAAAGTCAAACTTTTTTATGCTACACTTCTAGCTAATAATTCACATTGATCTGGAGTCATGTAATTAATAGAGGAGTGTAGTCTTTTTCTGTTATACCAACCTTCAATATATTTAAAGATAGCTCTATTAGCTTCTTGGAAGGTACGGTATGTATTTCTATATATTTCTTCTTTTTTTATTGATGAATGGAAAGATTCTATGCAAGCATTGTCATAGGGACAACCTTTTTTACTAAATGATTGTATAATATTAAAATCTTTGCATAGTGCTTTTAAATCATTACTAGTATATTGAGAGCCTAAATCGCTATGGAATATTAGTTGCTTATCTTTATCAGGAGATTGATTGTAATAAGCATTTTTCAAGGCTTTGGTAACTAAATCATTAGTCATTCTCTTATTGAAAGCGTAGCCAATTATTTTTTTAGAATGTAAATCTAGAACTGAAGCTAAATAACACCAACCATTTTTGATAGTATGAATATATGTAATATCTCCTACCCACTTTTCATTGATAGAAGTAGTAGTAAAATCTCTTTTTAAAACGTTTTCTAATCCTTCTGCTGGCTTTTTACTTGAATGAGGTTTGTATTTTTTTACAGTTATTGCACAAAGACCAAGTTCAGTCATTTTTCTTTGAACTCTCTTCAAGGATACATTAAACCCTTGTGTACCAAGTATATGATGAATCCTAGGAGCACCGTATATTCCTTTATTCTCTTTGTATATCCTTTTAATAGCTGATTTTAGTCCCTCATTTTCTACTTCTCTTGCAGATTTAGTTTTATCAAAAGATTTATAATATGTGCTTCTGGCTACGCCTAGAACGGTACACATAGTCTTAATATCATGGTTGTTTTTATTACTATCTATAAATTCTATTACTTGATTTAATTTCTTGTTGCAAATATGGCCATAGCTTTTTTTAATATTTCATTTTCCTCTTTAATTTTTGCCATTTCTTTTTTTAGAGCTTTAACTTCTTTTAATGTCATGACTTCATTATCATCTATTTTTACTTCCTTAACATCTTTTATCCAGCCGTTAATTGTTGATTTTGCAATGCCATATTCGCTATTTAGCTCTGTTAAGCTCATCCCTGTTTTGTATAGGTCTACTATCATATCTTTATATTCTTGATCATATCTTTTGCCCTTCCCCATGGTAGACACATCCTTTCTTAACTAAATATTATTTTACTTAGTTCGACTCAATGTGTCCACTACTTTATACTAACACCAAGAATATAATTTATTAACAGACGTAAATATGCGTAAAGCAAACAGTATAGAATCTTTTAAAGATGAATCTAGATATAAAAATGCTCTTTTTATGCAAT is part of the Clostridium botulinum genome and harbors:
- a CDS encoding transposase produces the protein MIITLNIQSENIYFKIFETVNIAFNKLGINTRKAKGRPPKYSDQQIVACMIYGVNNSIFSLRELEYKIKQDIVFQKIIGLKEVPDHSTFSLRAIALEKYVYYGIYAIDGTALRSSLYDSEARYGKGTRLGRYKGYKLHCTACVCDSILPLSFSITTANVYDNQVQGLLYELKTYNPFIVLADAAYDDAQWFKVSKTLDGLMSISWTRKVKLFYATLLANNSH
- the cas2 gene encoding CRISPR-associated endonuclease Cas2, whose amino-acid sequence is MFVILTYDIEKKRINRVRKLLKKYLIWTQNSVFEGEITEGKLHKCLSEINKHIDKKTDSIYIYRVKMSKNITKDVIGIEKSFDELFL
- a CDS encoding IS701 family transposase, whose product is MFQNLIISNELSLYKFFKQLNFDLYLTKPQLEHLEGTMTAMILKGFNGKVSDIAELASKRHRTSITRFLSKSNWDENLLINALKSKVIELIWNKSEKSQKPIYLIIDDTISEKTKPSSKAINPIEKCYFHNSHLKRKTVYGHQLVVALLSCDGLVLPYSIEIYDKSNMSKIDIATKLIKSMPKPVNKGYILCDSWYSCKAIFKASALAGYAYIGALKTNRVIYPKGHERLGIKLHKFATSLNKDSFDLVKVKGKHYYIYNYIGHLNDMKNVSIILSYPKESFQKEGSLKAFISTDLVLKPLDILFKYTDRWVIEPFFRDCKNYLGLDSYQVRSERSILRYLTIMFITYTYCKLYSSKTLQFNTGLKLAKNNFKKAQIIFIYSAALNGQPIEKIFENLKIA
- a CDS encoding IS3 family transposase (programmed frameshift), whose protein sequence is MGKGKRYDQEYKDMIVDLYKTGMSLTELNSEYGIAKSTINGWIKDVKEVKIDDNEVMTLKEVKALKKEMAKIKEENEILKKGYGHICNKKLNQVIEFIDSNKNNHDIKTMCTVLGVARSTYYKSFDKTKSAREVENEGLKSAIKRIYKENKGIYGAPRIHHILGTQGFNVSLKRVQRKMTELGLCAITVKKYKPHSSKKPAEGLENVLKRDFTTTSINEKWVGDITYIHTIKNGWCYLASVLDLHSKKIIGYAFNKRMTNDLVTKALKNAYYNQSPDKDKQLIFHSDLGSQYTSNDLKALCKDFNIIQSFSKKGCPYDNACIESFHSSIKKEEIYRNTYRTFQEANRAIFKYIEGWYNRKRLHSSINYMTPDQCELLARSVA